The following proteins are co-located in the Callospermophilus lateralis isolate mCalLat2 chromosome 8, mCalLat2.hap1, whole genome shotgun sequence genome:
- the Qrfpr gene encoding pyroglutamylated RF-amide peptide receptor isoform X2, giving the protein MTCIAVERHQGLVHPFKMKWQYTNQRAFTMLENSAQVMWLNITQFRFTKRRWTWSRAGMEVASLFSRHGSAPTEGQELSLELYLGQQNSKWIVLDHGWTDREDWLANAGVVWLVAVIVGSPMWHVQQLQIKYDFLYEKEHVCCLEEWASPAHQKAYATFILVMLFLLPLLVMLVLYSKIGYELWVKKRVGDSSVLRTIHGKEMSKIARRKKRAVVMMVTVVALFAVCWAPFHVVHMMNEYGNFEKEHDEVTVKMVFAIVQIIGFSNSICNPIVYAFMNENFKKNFLSAVCCCLVKEPCSPAQRPGDSGVTMTRRKAKPCGRQNPIEETRAEAFSGGHIEVKLCEPLQGPRSLRRPLALLSPELLESPALGSGH; this is encoded by the exons ATGACCTGCATTGCTGTGGAAAGGCACCAGGGACTTGTCCACCCTTTTAAAATGAAGTGGCAGTACACCAACCAGAGGGCTTTCACAATGCTAG AAAACAGTGCCCAGGTTATGTGGCTTAACATAACACAGTTTAGATTCACGAAGAGAAGGTGGACGTGGTCTAGGGCCGGTATGGAAGTGGCTAGTCTGTTCAGCAGACATGGGTCAGCGCCCACCGAGGGCCAGGAACTTTCCCTGGAACTTTATTTGGGGCAACAAAACAGTAAGTGGATCGTCCTCGACCACGGATGGACCGACCGTGAGGACTGGCTGGCCAATGCTG GTGTGGTCTGGCTGGTGGCGGTCATCGTGGGCTCCCCCATGTGGCACGTGCAGCAGCTGCAG ATCAAGTACGACTTCCTGTACGAGAAGGAGCACGTGTGCTGCTTGGAGGAGTGGGCGAGCCCCGCGCACCAGAAGGCCTATGCCACCTTCATCCTGGTCATGCTCTTCCTCCTGCCCCTGCTGGTCATGCTAGTCCTCTACAGCAAAATCGGCTACGAGCTTTGGGTCAAGAAAAGGGTGGGGGACAGCTCCGTGCTTCGGACTATTCACGGGAAGGAAATGTCCAAGATCGCCAG GAGGAAGAAGCGAGCTGTTGTTATGATGGTCACCGTGGTGGCCCTCTTTGCCGTGTGCTGGGCGCCATTCCACGTCGTTCACATGATGAATGAGTACG GTAATTTCGAAAAGGAGCACGATGAAGTCACCGTCAAGATGGTCTTTGCCATCGTGCAAATCATCGGCTTTTCCAACTCCATCTGCAATCCCATCGTTTATGCGTTTATGAACGAGaacttcaaaaaaaatttcttgtCTGCAGTTTGCTGTTGCCTAGTAAAGGAACCCTGCTCCCCAGCGCAGAGGCCTGGGGACTCAGGGGTCACAATGACGCGGAGGAAGGCAAAGCCATGTGGGAGGCAGAACCCCATAGAGGAGACCAGGGCGGAAGCCTTCAGCGGCGGCCACATCGAGGTCAAGCTGTGCGAGCCGCTGCAGGGCCCCAGGAGCCTCAGGCGCCCGCTTGCCCTCCTTAGCCCCGAGCTCTTGGAGAGTCCTGCTCTGGGCAGTGGGCATTAA
- the Qrfpr gene encoding pyroglutamylated RF-amide peptide receptor isoform X1 has translation MQALNITPERFSRLLRDHNLTRQQFIALYGLRPLVYTPELPARAKLALVLTGVLIFALALLGNALVVYVVARSKAMRTVTNIFICSLALSDLLIAFFCIPVTMLQNVSDTWLGGAFICKLLPFVQCTAVVTEILTMTCIAVERHQGLVHPFKMKWQYTNQRAFTMLGVVWLVAVIVGSPMWHVQQLQIKYDFLYEKEHVCCLEEWASPAHQKAYATFILVMLFLLPLLVMLVLYSKIGYELWVKKRVGDSSVLRTIHGKEMSKIARRKKRAVVMMVTVVALFAVCWAPFHVVHMMNEYGNFEKEHDEVTVKMVFAIVQIIGFSNSICNPIVYAFMNENFKKNFLSAVCCCLVKEPCSPAQRPGDSGVTMTRRKAKPCGRQNPIEETRAEAFSGGHIEVKLCEPLQGPRSLRRPLALLSPELLESPALGSGH, from the exons ATGCAGGCGCTCAACATCACCCCCGAGCGCTTCTCCCGGCTGCTGCGCGACCACAACCTGACGCGCCAGCAGTTCATCGCGCTCTACGGGCTGCGGCCGCTCGTCTACACCCCGGAGCTGCCCGCGCGCGCCAAGCTGGCCTTGGTGCTCACCGGGGTGCTCATTTTCGCCTTGGCGCTCTTGGGCAACGCGCTGGTGGTCTACGTGGTGGCCCGCAGCAAGGCCATGCGCACCGTCACCAACATCTTCATCTGCTCCCTGGCGCTCAGCGACTTGCTCATCGCCTTCTTCTGCATCCCGGTCACGATGCTGCAGAACGTGTCGGACACCTGGCTCGGGG GTGCCTTCATCTGCAAGTTGCTGCCCTTTGTCCAGTGCACCGCCGTTGTGACGGAGATCCTCACCATGACCTGCATTGCTGTGGAAAGGCACCAGGGACTTGTCCACCCTTTTAAAATGAAGTGGCAGTACACCAACCAGAGGGCTTTCACAATGCTAG GTGTGGTCTGGCTGGTGGCGGTCATCGTGGGCTCCCCCATGTGGCACGTGCAGCAGCTGCAG ATCAAGTACGACTTCCTGTACGAGAAGGAGCACGTGTGCTGCTTGGAGGAGTGGGCGAGCCCCGCGCACCAGAAGGCCTATGCCACCTTCATCCTGGTCATGCTCTTCCTCCTGCCCCTGCTGGTCATGCTAGTCCTCTACAGCAAAATCGGCTACGAGCTTTGGGTCAAGAAAAGGGTGGGGGACAGCTCCGTGCTTCGGACTATTCACGGGAAGGAAATGTCCAAGATCGCCAG GAGGAAGAAGCGAGCTGTTGTTATGATGGTCACCGTGGTGGCCCTCTTTGCCGTGTGCTGGGCGCCATTCCACGTCGTTCACATGATGAATGAGTACG GTAATTTCGAAAAGGAGCACGATGAAGTCACCGTCAAGATGGTCTTTGCCATCGTGCAAATCATCGGCTTTTCCAACTCCATCTGCAATCCCATCGTTTATGCGTTTATGAACGAGaacttcaaaaaaaatttcttgtCTGCAGTTTGCTGTTGCCTAGTAAAGGAACCCTGCTCCCCAGCGCAGAGGCCTGGGGACTCAGGGGTCACAATGACGCGGAGGAAGGCAAAGCCATGTGGGAGGCAGAACCCCATAGAGGAGACCAGGGCGGAAGCCTTCAGCGGCGGCCACATCGAGGTCAAGCTGTGCGAGCCGCTGCAGGGCCCCAGGAGCCTCAGGCGCCCGCTTGCCCTCCTTAGCCCCGAGCTCTTGGAGAGTCCTGCTCTGGGCAGTGGGCATTAA